TAATTCTTTTATCTCCCAACCGCATTGAGCGAGGTATTCTAAGAAAGCTTTTGAATCGCGTTTATGGGCGATGTAGATAAGGCGGCAATTATTTTGAGCATATAATGATTTGATTTTATCAAAAAGTGCTTCAAAGTCTTTTTGGTTTTTGCATAAATCTCCAGCGGGTTGTCCAATAATATATATATATATATATATATATATATGATAGAGCTGCGCAAGTGGGCTGTTCATAATGACTTAAGAGATATTCAAAAGAATGATAGGATATTTCTTGGTTATTCAAGGGTTTTAGAAAATGATAACTTGTAAATAAGTTGGTATGTTTATGCCAATTTTGAGGGAATGCACAATAAATACCTCGTAATAGAAGTTTTATGTATGTTTTGATTCTAAAAAGCAGAGTGTCATATTTTGTTTTTCCTTGCGCAATGTATAAATTTTGATAGGTAATGGTAGCAACCCCATCATCTATGAGAAAAAGCTTATTTGGGCGGAGATAGGAAAAGGCGATTTGTTGATTGAAATTATTATGAAGTGTTATAAAAAGATGCGCAATATTAAAGTGAGTTTTTATAAATCGTAATACTTTAGCATATCTCGTTCCAGTGCCTTTTTGATACGCTAAGCAATCAAAAATATAATCCCAATCTTTTGGACTTAAGTATCTCCGCACTTGTTTGTTCATATTATCATTATTGATATGCAGAATTAAAATATTGATTGGAGAGGGGAATCTCTGTCTTGCTTCTAGGGCATTGATAAGCTGGAAAGATGTATTGATAATAAAACAATTTGCTCTTTCCATTGTGTTCCCCCCCCCCCCCTGTCTCATAGCAAATCAAGCATTATATCTTAATTTTAAGCTAGATTTGTTTATGATTCACACAAAAGTTGGCAGTTAGCAAAGGTTAAGGGAGAGACAATGTTTAAGGGCTTGAAATCAAGTGTGAGGCAAATAAAGCAAAAGGTGAAAGAGGCAAAAAATGCCAAAAAAATAGCAGCAGATAAACAAAGCTTAAACCCACAACACTACCCATTACAATTATCGGAGAATGAGCAAGTGTATGTGTGCAACGCACTTATAAGTGCGGGGGGGGGGCATATTTGGAGTTTGGTTCAGGTGGTTCTACCTTTTTGGCGATTCTATTCTCGCAAGTGCGCGTATTCAGCGTGGAATCTGATAGGGCGTGGATAGAGCATTTGAAGAGTTGGCAAGTGATAAATGAAGCGATTAGGCACAAACGCTTGGAGTTTATATCGGTAAATATTGGGCGCACAGGAGAATGGGGCGTGCCACAAGATATGAGCAAAACATCGCTTTTTCCGCAGTATTCTGCGCAAGTATTTGAAAATCACAAAGATTTTGATGTGATATTTATTGATGGGAGATTTCGCGTGGCTTGTCTTTTGCAGAGTGTGCTGCATTGTTCTAAGGACACGAGGATTCTTATGCACGATTTTAATAACCGCGCCTTTTATCATCAAATCCTAGAGTTTGTGGATTTTGTGGATACTTGCGATACTTTAGCAGAGTTTAAAGTGAAGTCAAACATTGACAAACAAAGGCTACTAGCACTTTATGAGGAGTATAAATATGTCTGGGAGTGAAGTGAGACTAAGCATTATTATGCCAACTTATAATAGGGAGGCGTATATCAAGGAAGCGTTAGATTCTATTCTTATGCAAGAGAGCAGCTATCCTTATGAGATTATCATCGCTGATGATTGCTCAACTGATAAGAGCCTAGAGATAGCCCAAGAGTATCAAGCGCGTAATCCTCACAAGATTAAGATTCTCACTTCACAAAGTAATCAAAAGCTTTTTAAAAATATTGTGCGTGTGTATGCGGATTTGAAAAGTGATTATTTTTGTGTGCTAGACCCTGATGATTTTTGGACAGATAAGTTTAAGATTCAAAAGGCATTAGATTTTTTAGAATCCCACACAGATTTTTGCGCGTATTTTGGCAATACTGCCTATAAGTATGAGATTGATGAACACGCACAAGGTGAGCGTCCAGATTTTTATTTTAAACACGATACCCCATCTTGTGAATACACTTTTGATGAGTTTTTAAATGGCAAATATCTGTTTGGGCATACCTCCAGCGTGATTTATAGAAATGTGATTTTTCAAAATGCCCTGCCAGAGCAGCTCAAAAATGTAAGCAAAGAGAGTGAAATCTCTTATCGGGGCGATAGTTTTCGTAATTTTATCCATTTGCAAAAGGGCAAATCCTATTATAGCGGGGAGTTAGATTCTGTCTATCGCATAGTCTCTAGCGGGATTTGGACTTCTTTGAATCTGCAAGAGCGCGCACTCATCGGAGCAACATTTTATAAAGATATGTATTTGTATTGGGATAAGGCATATTTACAAATGCTTCTTTTCTCTCGTAGGGCTTATAGGGAGTATAGTCCGCTTGAATTAATTATCGGGGGGGGGGGCAGCTCGCCGCTTGAACAAAGAGTGGTACAATGCAAGTGCCTAGAACAACTCTACCAAGAGCACAAAGAACAACTGCAATCTCTCGCATTTGCAAAAGTTAAATGGAAATATAGAATCTACTTTGCCCTCTATAAGTTTCTCTATAAAAAGCTGCATAAAAAGGGCTTAGTAAATCATCAAAATTTTGTATAATGACAATATCAAAATAAAGGACTTCATAATGGGATTTTTAAAATCAATCAAAAAAAGAATAGCAAGATTTAAGTCAAAATGCACAAATGCACTGACCAAAAGTCGCCTAGATTCTACAATCCGCGCATTTTTGGATTCTAAACACATAGGCGTTGTGCCACATCATATCGGCATAGAATCAAGTATCGGGGGGGGGGCGTGTGCTCATAGTTTCTCTCACTTCGTATCCTCTTAGAATCCCAACTCTGCACTACACACTTTTTTCACTTTTGACGCAAACGCACCAGCCGCACAAAATCGTGCTTTGGCTCTCTGTGGAGGAATTTCCAAACAAAGAGCAGGATTTGCCCCAAAGCGTGTTGAGATTTATGCCTCACGGCGTGGAGATACAATGGTGCGAAGATAATATCAAATCCTACAAAAAGCTCATTCCGAGCTTACAGCTTTACCCCGAGGCGATTATCGTAACTTGTGATGATGATGCGATGTATCCTAAGGATTGGTTAGCTAAGCTTTATGCTGCCTATGTGGAGAATCCCCAATATATCCATTGCCACCGCGCGCATAGAGTGTCTTTTGATGAGCAAGGCAGATTGTTACCTTATATGCAATGGGAATCTTGTATTGCTCATACGCAAACTTCACCTTCGTTTTTAATTTTCTTTACGGGACTTGGTGGGGTTTTGTATCCGCCGCATTGTTTGCATAAAGATGTTTTAGAGCAACAGCAGTTTTTGCGCTTCGCCCCCCACCAAGATGATATTTGGTTTTGGGCTATGGCATTGCTTAAGGAGACAAAAATCAATGTTGTGGAAGAAAACTATACAGAATTTGTGAGCTATGTGGATTTTAAAAAATGTGGAGCATTATGGATAGAAAATGCCAAAGGTGGAATCAATGATAAAGTCTTGCAAAATATCTTAGAATCTTACCCTGCACTTAGACAAAAGATGAAATTTGATTCTAGTGAATATTGGGAAAATCGCTATAAGGATTTCAATGCAACCCATAATACTCTTCGGGGGGGGGGGGGGTATAATATAGGTGCTTCTGGAGCAGGAAGTTATAATAATCTCGCAGCTTTTAAGGCGAAGGTGTTGAATGAATTTGTCAAGGAGGAGCAAGTGCAAAGTGTATTAGAGTTTGGCTGTGGCGATGGGAATCAGCTCTCACTAGCGCAGTATCCGCGCTATATCGGGCTTGATGTGAGTAAGAGCGCATTAACGCATACAAGCGCAAAATTTAGCGCAGATAGTACAAAAGCATTTTATTTGGTTGATGAATTTTTAGCTACTCACCCCGATTTTAGCGCGGAGCTTACTTTATCTTTAGATGTGATTTATCATCTCATTCAAGATGAAGTCTTTGATGAATATATGAAGAATCTTTTTGCACACTCTCGCAAATTTGTAGGCATTTATTCCTCAAACAAAGATGAGTTTCTTGCCTTTCACGTCAAACATAGAAAATTCAGTGCGTGGATAGAGGCAAATGCTAAGGAGTGGGAGTTGTATAAGTTTATCCCTAACACATATCCATTTGATGAGAAAAATCCCAATCACACTTCGTTTGCGGATTTTTATTTTTATAAAAAGCAGCGATGAAAGCGCAAAGTTAATCAAAAAGGAGCGAGATATGTTTTTTAGAAAAATGCGTAGAAAAATCAGAGAAATATTGCATAGGACTGATAGAATGGAAGCCAATTTGGAATCCATAACTTATCAAACCTACTATC
This DNA window, taken from Helicobacter sp. MIT 21-1697, encodes the following:
- a CDS encoding glycosyltransferase family 2 protein, with product MSGSEVRLSIIMPTYNREAYIKEALDSILMQESSYPYEIIIADDCSTDKSLEIAQEYQARNPHKIKILTSQSNQKLFKNIVRVYADLKSDYFCVLDPDDFWTDKFKIQKALDFLESHTDFCAYFGNTAYKYEIDEHAQGERPDFYFKHDTPSCEYTFDEFLNGKYLFGHTSSVIYRNVIFQNALPEQLKNVSKESEISYRGDSFRNFIHLQKGKSYYSGELDSVYRIVSSGIWTSLNLQERALIGATFYKDMYLYWDKAYLQMLLFSRRAYREYSPLELIIGGGGSSPLEQRVVQCKCLEQLYQEHKEQLQSLAFAKVKWKYRIYFALYKFLYKKLHKKGLVNHQNFV
- a CDS encoding class I SAM-dependent methyltransferase, which produces MLIVSLTSYPLRIPTLHYTLFSLLTQTHQPHKIVLWLSVEEFPNKEQDLPQSVLRFMPHGVEIQWCEDNIKSYKKLIPSLQLYPEAIIVTCDDDAMYPKDWLAKLYAAYVENPQYIHCHRAHRVSFDEQGRLLPYMQWESCIAHTQTSPSFLIFFTGLGGVLYPPHCLHKDVLEQQQFLRFAPHQDDIWFWAMALLKETKINVVEENYTEFVSYVDFKKCGALWIENAKGGINDKVLQNILESYPALRQKMKFDSSEYWENRYKDFNATHNTLRGGGGYNIGASGAGSYNNLAAFKAKVLNEFVKEEQVQSVLEFGCGDGNQLSLAQYPRYIGLDVSKSALTHTSAKFSADSTKAFYLVDEFLATHPDFSAELTLSLDVIYHLIQDEVFDEYMKNLFAHSRKFVGIYSSNKDEFLAFHVKHRKFSAWIEANAKEWELYKFIPNTYPFDEKNPNHTSFADFYFYKKQR